One region of Oryza glaberrima chromosome 7, OglaRS2, whole genome shotgun sequence genomic DNA includes:
- the LOC127780211 gene encoding uncharacterized protein LOC127780211 gives MSVPTLRRAATTTGFAATRSSLATTFPPPNRRPNAAPTADPSSTTTRRLRPPIAAIPVHLRLCHRYRRRCHSKGQPGRRPFPLLHHRITTSTANPRPSLHSPPPFAVCHRCQPLHVASSLPSAPPYRTAPRPPLRRLQSLSELRPLRSRSHRFSVALPSSPEAIGPPSASPSRGAAASLRRPLPSSPCLSIPLFRKIAVMRKRVRKIILKKQGKSHIPLEHFDPNLQMFYRLQINMHVLLITWDQGLPICLLVPYYLIPVLCQPWDG, from the exons ATGTCCGTG CCAACGTTGCGTcgcgcggccaccaccaccggcttcgCCGCCACAAGATCAAGCTTGGCCACCACATTTCCTCCCCCAAACCGCCGCCCGAACGCCGCTCCCACTGCCGACCcgagctccaccaccacccgccgcctccggccgcctatTGCCGCCATCCCCGTCCACCTCAGGCTGTGCCACCGCTACCGCCGGCGTTGCCACAGCAAGGGCCAGCCCGGGCGCCGCCCATTTCCACTTCTCCACCACCGAatcaccacctccaccgcaaACCCAAGGCCATCGCTGCATTCGCCGCCTCCGTTCGCCGTTTGCCACCGTTGCCAACCACTCCACGTGGCGTCATCGCTTCCGTCAGCTCCGCCATACCGCACAGCCCCTCGGCCACCCCTCCGCCGGCTCCAATCGCTATCGGAACTCCGTCCTCTCCGCTCGAG GTCGCACCGCTTCTCGGTCGCTCTTCCGTCTTCGCCGGAAGCCATCGGGCCGCCATCCGCGTCGCCTTCTCGaggagccgccgcctccctccggcggccgctcccgtcgtcgccgtgcctCTCG ATTCCGTTgtttcggaagatcgcggtCATGAGGAAAAGAGTTCGAAAGATtattttgaagaagcaaggtaagtcacacattccccttgagcattttgatcctaatttacaaatgttttaccgtttgcaaataaatatgcatgttttgctaattacatgggatcagggtttacctatctgcttgcttgtgccatattaTTTGATacctgtcctttgtcaaccttgg GATGGTTGA